One window of the Anopheles cruzii chromosome 2, idAnoCruzAS_RS32_06, whole genome shotgun sequence genome contains the following:
- the LOC128277666 gene encoding protein sarah — protein MSQTADVRQTGGGEQNDCSKHNPVADPATPDDEHLFINPTDGLPNEHPALPSAYDSDNESNPVDDDLLVDLPTSIIVTNIHSEVFANDELKARLEELFKTFSDTTTFQWLKSFRRLRVNYDTAIAAANARIQLHQYPFGQSVINCYLAQPVTPVSNTNLKPPAPVKQFLISPPASPPAGWEPAEEAEPLVNHDLLAALASLTPGESHEIHAQSENHPGIIVHTAGQQPDGGPGDEQDEDDGTTSPCMGSSFEDDDPDKENAGVIVGGNVRKHRIMHTRCPERKGST, from the coding sequence atGTCACAGACGGCTGACGTGCGGCAGACGGGTGGTGGCGAGCAGAATGACTGTAGTAAACACAATCCGGTGGCGGATCCAGCGACACCGGATGATGAGCATCTGTTCATCAATCCGACCGATGGCCTACCGAACGAGCATCCGGCTTTGCCAAGCGCGTACGATTCCGACAACGAATCGAACCCGGTCGACGACGATCTGTTGGTCGATCTGCCGACATCGATCATCGTGACCAACATCCACTCGGAGGTATTCGCCAACGATGAGCTGAAGGCGCGCCTCGAGGAACTGTTCAAAACGTTCTCCGACACGACCACGTTTCAGTGGTTGAAGAGCTTTCGGCGGTTGCGCGTCAACTATGACACGGCGATCGCTGCGGCCAACGCCCGCATTCAGCTGCACCAGTACCCGTTCGGCCAGTCGGTCATCAACTGCTACTTGGCGCAACCGGTGACGCCGGTGTCGAACACCAATCTCAAaccaccggccccggtcaAGCAGTTTCTCATATCGCCGCCCGCTTccccgccggccggttgggAACCGGCGGAGGAAGCCGAACCGCTCGTGAACCACGATCTGCTGGCAGCGCTAGCTAGCCTGACGCCGGGCGAAAGCCACGAAATTCACGCCCAATCCGAGAACCATCCGGGCATTATTGTACACACCGCTGGCCAGCAGCCCGACGGCGGGCCTGGCGATGAGCAGGATGAGGACGACGGGACCACGTCGCCCTGCATGGGCAGCAGCTTCGAGGACGACGATCCGGACAAGGAAAACGCCGGCGTGATCGTCGGGGGCAATGTGCGGAAGCATCGCATCATGCACACGCGCTGTCCGGAGCGCAAAGGTTCCACTTAA
- the LOC128277953 gene encoding exocyst complex component 7, protein MSNLENTLQIEIKLEKEKTNQALLKDHVEKYSELTQSMSKILNSFEQRLGKLEQTILPVYNITKNLQKQQQNLDSTLQCMEEVLSHYDASQDVCNLIHQGPSEGNISTFLDGLNKLKKAKDYFLNNNPQSVELENVTSLFNNGCETLNNHFKSLLKKHSTPLKPVDLLDMIYIEEDSSNEDCPSIKQLPPNTREELNVIAQWLDNNLRREYVQIFGDERSDVIVRSLQNLKDHQKSGSWGNEPLKVRHSYGRVDVGIKKTTSARLQQIFERKANKMLMKASQTLGQSAGLAMRKNSSFGDILAAEEYGNDNDQELEKYLVLLLGLQKLLVWERQLLNDIIPPTRHNEVFSRLSQPSIEMVVRDAEQITSKVLRSISRKEWSAALGIFSALKHVQILQPDIDRICDATQKQQLSGVLNRLQQTASKGLEQFIESVRNDAGGGMVSMTSSTISYGGGSSVPRDATVYELTSNTIWFLEQLQEHCDTIGGLLQTEATYTNDLDRIASHKALTVEQKNKALLGIYVRKVLAELNYTIATKSEQYGDHATKQLFKLNNTHYILKSLQRSSLIDIVALTEHDCERRYQKMIQDLKKAYLGSWAKLLSYISPLDDMPRPINGKVKDKERATIKERFSNFNKELEDAVKTQRAVSVPDVLLREGIKRDNTEHIVPQYNTFFEVYSDVQFSKNPEKYVKHRPSDVTTMLNSFFDDTI, encoded by the exons ATGAGTAACCTCGAAAATACCCTTCAAATCGAGATAAAGCTGGAAAAG gagaaaacaaatcaagccCTGCTCAAGGACCATGTCGAGAAATATTCCGAGTTGACGCAATCCATGTCCAAGATACTGAACTCGTTCGAGCAACGGCTGGGTAAGCTTGAGCAGACTATTCTGCCGGTCTACAACATTACCAAAAACCTccagaaacagcagcaaa ATCTCGACAGTACGCTACAATGCATGGAGGAAGTCCTTTCGCACTACGACGCATCGCAGGATGTTTGCAACTTGATACATCAAGGACCGTCGGAGGGCAACATCAGCACATTCCTGGACGGATTGAACAAACtaaaaaaggcaaaagacTACTTCCTCAACAACAATCCGCAGAGTGTCGAGCTGGAGAACGTTACGAGTCTGTTCAACAATGGATGCGAAACGCTCAACAATCACTTTAAATCGCTACTAAAGAAGCACAGCACTCCGCTGAAACCGGTCGATCTGCTGGACATGATCTACATCGAGGAAGACTCGTCCAACGAAGACTGCCCTTCGATAAAGCAACTGCCACCGAATACGCGCGAGGAGCTGAACGTAATAGCGCAGTGGTTAGACAACAATTTGCGCCGAGAGTACGTGCAAATATTTGGCGACGAGCGTTCGGATGTGATAGTGAGATCGTTGCAAAACCTAAAAGATCACCAAAAGAGTGGCAGCTGGGGCAATGAACCGCTGAAGGTGCGCCACTCGTATGGACGCGTTGACGTCGGAATCAAGAAGACCACGTCCGCCCGTTTGCAGCAGAT TTTCGAACGGAAGGCCAACAAAATGCTCATGAAAGCATCGCAAACGCTCGGTCAATCAGCTGGACTCGCGATGCGCAAGAACTCCTCGTTCGGTGATATCCTGGCGGCGGAGGAGTATGGCAATGATAACGACCAAGAGTTGGAGAAGTACcttgtgctgctgcttggtCTCCAGAAGTTGCTCGTCTGGGAACGGCAGCTGCTGAACGATATAATTCCACCGACGCGCCACAACGAGGTTTTCTCGCGCCTCTCGCAGCCCTCAATCGAGATGGTGGTGAGGGATGCGGAGCAGATAACGTCGAAAGTGCTGCGTAGCATTTCACGCAAGGAATGGTCCGCGGCGCTCGGAATATTCTCGGCGCTTAAGCACGTTCAGATTCTGCAGCCCGACATCGATCGCATCTGTGATGCTACGCAAAAGCAACAGTTATCGGGAGTGTTGAACCGGCTGCAGCAAACGGCTTCGAAGGGGTTGGAGCAGTTTATTGAATCGGTACGGAacgatgctggtggcggtATGGTTAGCATGACCTCCAGCACAATCAGCTACGGTGGTGGTTCGAGTGTTCCGCGCGATGCCACCGTTTACGAGCTGACGTCGAACACCATCTGGTTTTTGGAGCAGCTTCAGGAGCATTGCGACACCATTGGAGGCCTGCTGCAGACGGAAGCCACGTACACGAACGATCTCGATCGTATCGCATCGCATAAGGCGTTGACGgtggagcagaaaaacaaagccCTCCTCGGCATCTACGTTC GCAAGGTGCTGGCCGAACTAAACTACACCATTGCAACAAAGTCCGAGCAGTACGGTGACCATGCTACGAAGCAGCTGTTTAAGCTCAACAACACGCACTACATTTTGAAGTCATTACAACGCTCCAGTCTAATCGATATCGTTGCGCTGACCGAGCATGATTGTGAACGCCGTTATCAGAAGATGATACAGGACCTAAAGAAGGCGTATCTGGGTTCGTGGGCGAAACTATTGTCCTACATTTCACCCTTGGACGACATGCCACGGCCCATCAATGGGAAAGTGAAGGATAAGGAGCGTGCCACCATCAAGGAACGGTTCTCCAACTTTAACAAGGAGCTAGAAGACGCGGTTAAGACACAGCGAGCCGTGTCCGTGCCCGATGTGCTGCTGCGGGAAGGTATCAAACGGGACAACACGGAGCACATTGTGCCGCAGTACAATACTTTCTTCGAAGT CTACTCCGATGTCCAGTTCAGCAAAAATCCTGAAAAGTATGTAAAACATCGGCCCTCCGATGTTACAACTATGCTGAACAGCTTCTTCGATGACACCATCTAA
- the LOC128277885 gene encoding ragulator complex protein LAMTOR4 homolog, producing MDLDRNPVPDQLGFLVLTDDGCVHASGGELENDERTANIIVNLLTLTESVDPALFKPHSCRKISIVYPDHSYTICLSNKRVYVIKKRNRGDANSNSGNEPEGLSILA from the exons ATGGACCTTGATCGTAATCCAGTGCCCGATCAGCTGGGGTTCCTGGTCCTCACCGACGATGGGTGCGTacacgcttccggtggcgagCTGGAGAACGACGAGCGTACTGCAAATATTATCGTAAACCTGCTCACACTCACGGAGAG CGTCGATCCGGCCCTATTCAAGCCGCACTCTTGCCGGAAGATATCAATCGTGTACCCCGACCATAGCTACACCATTTGCCTTTCAAACAAACGCGTTTATGTGATCAAAAAGCGGAATCGTGGCGATGCAAACTCGAACAGTGGCAACGAACCAGAGGGCCTCTCGATTTTAGCTTAA
- the LOC128277884 gene encoding 39S ribosomal protein L46, mitochondrial, with amino-acid sequence MILKRSLISVARLLGNRSAATLAKTSTPLAEQRWDLFAGVLVERLPIVTKTLEPIEAKFKEMLNQIELENSLKSNHEMRKETEKRQLELLKAGKIDLDSEALKQTAQDLEDAYNDEYAKFKPAPRVTEADLKSNVESTDRKLEEALVLLVEQKLGNKNHFLLPQTLHKAGESMRATAERALKEFCGDTLQVTFYGNAPVGFYKYKYPPTARSDTVGAKVFFFRSVLKPSSGNVTNNKFKHKWLTQEELQKQLHESYYQNVSQFLV; translated from the exons ATGATATTAAAAAGATCACTGATTAGCGTGGCCCGGTTGCTGGGCAATCGATCGGCTGCCACGCTAGCCAAAACGAGCACTCCACTGGCCGAGCAGCGGTGGGATCTTTTTGCCGGTGTACTAGTCGAGCGACTGCCGATCGTCACGAAAACACTAGAGCCGATAGAAGCTAAATTTAAg GAAATGTTGAACCAGATCGAGCTAGAGAACAGTTTGAAGTCGAACCATGAAATgagaaaagaaacggaaaagcgTCAACTGGAGCTACTGAAAGCGGGCAAAATCGATCTCGACTCGGAAGCATTGAAACAAACAGCCCAAGATTTAGAGGACGCCTACAACGATGAGTATGCCAAGTTCAAACCTGCCCCACGGGTCACGGAGGCCGACCTTAAGAGCAATGTCGAATCTACCGATCGTAAGCTTGAAGAAGCGCTGGTGCTTCTTGTGGAGCAAAAGttgggaaacaaaaatcattttcTGCTGCCGCAGACCCTCCACAAGGCAGGAGAATCAATGCGGGCAACTGCCGAGAGAGCACTGAAGGAATTCTGCGGAGACACGCTTCAGGTCACGTTTTACGGTAACGCTCCGGTGGGATTCTACAAGTATAAATACCCTCCCACCGCTCGGTCGGACACCGTCGGCGCAAAAGTATTTTTCTTCCGAAGCGTACTCAAGCCCAGCTCCGGAAACGTGACTAATAATAAATTCAAGCACAAATGGTTGACCCAGGAAGAGCTGCAGAAACAACTACACGAGTCGTACTACCAGAACGTATCACAATTTCTCGTTTAA